In Fervidobacterium nodosum Rt17-B1, one genomic interval encodes:
- the dxs gene encoding 1-deoxy-D-xylulose-5-phosphate synthase: MLDFSAKRELLDKVKNMNYDELYEFSEKIRNYMIDVVSKNGGHLASNLGTVELTIALYRVFDPFEDYIIWDTGHQAYTHKLLTGRWEEFKTLRKFGGISGFTNIFEDSVDRFGAGHVGTSIAAALGIEKALNLSKKEANVVVVIGDGALTSGQALEALNQVKSQNSKIKIILNSNGMSIAKNVGGLSILLESLRTSKLYITLKERIKKGMNEGVEFELKKIKEALKVALVGEDFFESIGLKHFGPIDGHDIRTLEEALKQIKAYPYPTVLTVFTTKGKGYHYSEANPTKYHGVEKFDPDTGYFEKPENSYSYSEVFGKTLIKIAEEDDKVVALTAAMPDGTGLTQFSKEFPDRFVDLGITEQSVVTYAGGLSTIGYKPVVAIYSTFLQRAYDQIIHDIALQNLSVLFAIDRAGLVGTDGPTHHGVFDICYLKSIPNMKILTPIDAKDLANMLYTIIKQRNKYSGPIAIRYPRDVEFGNLDEIYGKIEYESPFKWKYINSGKDIALLSVGTLTKEYIEMCKEKNWTLVGVRSVKPLDEESLKEIISNHSFIFTIEEGMINGGFGESVLSYINENLSDEITNVKIKNIGIKDEFITHGTRYELIKLVGLDSESIKKYVEKYVEKFDLKGVKRL; the protein is encoded by the coding sequence ATGCTTGATTTCTCAGCGAAACGAGAATTATTGGACAAAGTAAAAAATATGAATTACGATGAGCTATATGAATTTTCTGAAAAGATAAGAAATTATATGATAGATGTCGTCTCAAAAAACGGTGGGCATCTTGCAAGTAATCTCGGCACGGTGGAGTTAACAATTGCTCTTTACCGTGTCTTTGATCCATTTGAAGACTATATAATTTGGGATACAGGTCATCAAGCATATACTCATAAACTGTTAACTGGTCGTTGGGAAGAATTCAAAACATTAAGGAAATTCGGAGGTATCTCCGGATTTACTAATATATTCGAAGATTCAGTTGATAGATTCGGCGCTGGGCATGTTGGTACTTCTATAGCAGCTGCATTAGGAATCGAAAAAGCACTTAATTTATCGAAAAAAGAAGCCAATGTTGTTGTTGTAATTGGTGACGGGGCACTTACAAGTGGACAAGCTCTTGAAGCTTTAAATCAAGTAAAGAGTCAAAATTCGAAAATAAAAATAATATTAAATTCAAATGGTATGAGTATAGCAAAGAACGTCGGCGGCTTATCTATACTTCTTGAGTCACTAAGAACCAGCAAGTTATATATAACATTAAAAGAAAGAATAAAAAAAGGTATGAATGAAGGAGTCGAATTTGAATTAAAAAAGATAAAAGAAGCGCTAAAAGTAGCATTAGTTGGTGAAGACTTCTTCGAATCAATAGGCCTTAAACATTTCGGTCCTATAGATGGCCATGATATAAGAACACTTGAAGAGGCTCTAAAACAAATAAAAGCATATCCTTATCCAACAGTTCTCACAGTTTTTACAACAAAAGGGAAAGGTTACCATTACTCAGAAGCTAATCCAACAAAATACCATGGTGTGGAAAAATTTGATCCCGATACTGGATACTTTGAAAAACCAGAGAATTCATACTCATATAGTGAGGTTTTTGGAAAAACATTGATTAAGATAGCTGAAGAAGACGACAAGGTGGTTGCACTTACAGCCGCGATGCCTGATGGCACAGGTTTAACACAATTTTCAAAAGAATTTCCAGACAGGTTTGTAGACCTTGGAATAACCGAACAGTCAGTTGTTACATACGCTGGCGGTCTATCAACAATTGGGTATAAACCCGTTGTTGCTATATATTCGACATTTTTGCAAAGAGCGTACGACCAAATAATTCACGACATAGCTCTTCAAAATTTAAGTGTTTTATTCGCAATAGACAGAGCAGGACTTGTTGGAACAGATGGACCAACTCACCACGGTGTTTTTGATATATGTTATTTAAAATCAATCCCAAATATGAAAATATTAACCCCGATTGATGCAAAAGATTTGGCTAATATGTTGTATACAATAATTAAACAACGCAATAAATACAGCGGCCCTATCGCAATAAGGTACCCACGCGATGTAGAATTTGGAAATTTAGACGAAATTTATGGTAAAATAGAATATGAAAGTCCATTTAAATGGAAATATATTAACAGTGGAAAAGATATAGCACTGTTAAGTGTTGGAACACTCACAAAAGAGTATATAGAAATGTGTAAAGAAAAAAATTGGACATTAGTTGGTGTTAGAAGTGTGAAGCCCCTGGATGAAGAGTCATTAAAAGAAATAATTTCAAATCATAGTTTTATCTTCACAATTGAAGAAGGTATGATTAATGGTGGCTTTGGAGAAAGTGTTCTAAGTTATATCAACGAAAATCTTTCTGATGAAATTACCAATGTAAAGATTAAAAATATAGGCATTAAAGACGAATTTATAACTCATGGTACCCGCTATGAACTCATCAAGTTAGTTGGACTAGATAGTGAAAGCATTAAAAAATATGTTGAAAAATACGTAGAAAAATTCGATTTGAAAGGAGTGAAAAGACTATGA
- the serS gene encoding serine--tRNA ligase, with the protein MIDLKLLRKDPQHFYEALKKRNYSTDIIDEIVNLDKEWRNQLNIVNNLKAKRNELSKLVARYKAEGKNQEAEEIIAESKKIGEEIAQYEGKQKELEEKMYNLALYIPNPPHESVPVGKDETENVEIRRWGEPRKFDFEPKAHWDLGPELGMLDFDRGSKLSGSRFTVMFGAIAKLERAIAQFMLDVHTKNGYIEVNVPHLVKRETITATGQLPKFSEELYTCERDDLFLIPTAEVSLAALHIDEILEENKLPKKYTAFTPCYRREAGSYGKDVRGLIRQHQFEKVELVWYTTPERSFEDLEQLTQDAERILQLLGLPYRVVTLCTGDLGFAAAKTYDIEVWLPSYNSYKEISSCSNVTDFQARRGNIRYRAKDGKLNYVHTLNGSGLAIGRTLVAIMENYQNPDGTITIPEVLRPYMGTDIIKPME; encoded by the coding sequence ATGATAGATTTAAAACTTTTAAGAAAAGATCCACAGCATTTTTACGAAGCTCTCAAGAAACGAAATTATTCAACTGACATAATTGATGAAATAGTTAATTTAGACAAAGAATGGCGAAATCAACTAAACATTGTCAATAATCTCAAAGCAAAAAGAAACGAACTTTCAAAACTCGTCGCAAGGTATAAAGCAGAGGGTAAAAACCAAGAAGCGGAAGAAATCATTGCAGAGAGTAAAAAAATAGGTGAAGAAATAGCACAATATGAAGGTAAACAAAAGGAATTAGAAGAGAAAATGTACAATCTCGCATTGTACATTCCTAATCCTCCACACGAAAGCGTACCTGTAGGAAAAGACGAAACAGAGAATGTTGAAATAAGACGCTGGGGAGAACCAAGAAAATTTGACTTTGAGCCAAAAGCACATTGGGACCTTGGTCCTGAACTTGGCATGCTTGACTTCGATAGAGGTTCAAAACTCAGTGGCTCAAGGTTCACAGTTATGTTTGGAGCAATTGCAAAACTTGAAAGGGCAATTGCTCAATTTATGCTTGATGTACATACAAAGAATGGATATATCGAAGTCAATGTGCCACATCTTGTAAAAAGAGAAACAATTACCGCAACTGGTCAACTTCCAAAGTTCTCTGAAGAACTTTACACATGTGAGAGAGACGACCTTTTCTTAATTCCAACTGCGGAAGTCTCACTTGCAGCACTGCATATAGATGAAATTCTTGAGGAAAATAAATTGCCTAAAAAATATACAGCATTTACACCATGTTACAGGCGGGAAGCAGGAAGCTATGGTAAAGATGTTAGAGGATTGATAAGACAACACCAATTTGAAAAAGTTGAACTTGTTTGGTACACAACACCAGAACGTTCTTTTGAAGATTTGGAACAGCTAACACAAGACGCGGAAAGAATACTTCAACTTCTCGGATTACCTTACAGAGTAGTTACATTATGTACAGGTGATCTTGGTTTTGCCGCAGCCAAAACATACGATATCGAGGTATGGTTGCCATCGTATAATTCTTACAAAGAAATCTCCTCGTGTAGTAACGTCACAGATTTCCAAGCGCGAAGAGGAAATATAAGATACAGAGCAAAAGATGGAAAACTAAACTATGTTCACACACTTAACGGTTCAGGACTAGCAATAGGAAGAACACTTGTAGCTATAATGGAAAATTACCAAAATCCAGATGGAACGATAACTATACCGGAAGTTCTAAGACCATATATGGGAACAGATATAATAAAGCCTATGGAGTAA